CAGGCGCGTCGTCGGCGACGTCTTCGGGCAATGCCCAGACCAGGTCGCCCTTTTGCAGCGTGCGGCCGTCATGAGACTGGACGGTGACCTGCGCGATCGGCTTGTGGTCGCGGGTATCGACCAGCACCGGAAAGGCGGGGACGCAGGTCTCCCAGCGTTCGCCCCACTGGCGCAGCGCGATCATCGTCGGCAGCAGCGCATAGCCCTTGTCGGTGAGGCGATATTCGATCTTTCGGCGGTCTTCGGGGCAGGGTTGCCGTTCGAGAATGCCCTTGTCGACCAGCCGGGCGAGCCGGTTGGCCAGGATGTTGCGGGCAATGCCGAGTTCGGACTGGAACTCCTCGAAATGATGGAGCCCGTTGAACGAACCGCGCAGGATCAGGAACGCCCAGCGCTCGCCCATCGCCTCCAGCGCGGCCGGCAGGCTGCATTCTTTCGCAAGCGCACGCAGGGATTCTCTGATCGCACCACCCATAGCGAAATATCCTAACCCAAATCACCGTCGCTAGGAACGGGATAACGCATTGCAACGCAGCAATAGTTTCTGGTTGCAACTTACCTCTGTGTCAATTAGGTATCGTTTGGCAACCTAGTTGCACAAGGACACGCTCCCCAGGAGGAAGACATGACCCGTTTCTTCGCCGTCGCGGCAGCCGCCGCGGCTACGCTGGCGCTCACCCCCGCGACCGGCTTCGCGCAGACCGCGCGCGGCTATTATGCTGCGACGCCGGCGACTTCGACCGACAAGACCAGCCTAGTCACCCGCTCGACGATCTGGAAGTGCGGCGAGGGCGTCTGCGTCGCGTCCAAGGCCAATGCCCGCGACAACATCGTCTGCGAACTGGTCGCACGCGAAGTCGGCCAGCTCTCGGCATTCCGCGCCAATGGCGCCGAGTTCGACGCCGACGCGCTTGCCAAGTGCAACACCAAGGCACGCTAAAACCACAATTTCGTTGCAATGCCGCAGCACGGGACGCCATCTAGTTCCGTGCTGCGTCAATATGAACTTGTAGACCGGGTCCTTTCCTACGACCCCGAAGCCGACGAGGCGCTGCTCAACCGCGCCTATGTGTTCTCGGTCAACGCCCATGGCAGCCAGAAGCGCGCGAGTGGCGACCCCTATTTCAGTCATCCGATCGAAGTGGCCGGCATCCTTACCGACCTCCACCTCGATGATGAGACGATCGCCACGGCGATCCTCCACGATACGATCGAGGATACCGTCGCCACGCCCGAGGAGATCCGGCGGCTGTTCGGCGACAATGTA
This genomic stretch from Sphingomonas sp. LM7 harbors:
- a CDS encoding helix-turn-helix domain-containing protein; the protein is MGGAIRESLRALAKECSLPAALEAMGERWAFLILRGSFNGLHHFEEFQSELGIARNILANRLARLVDKGILERQPCPEDRRKIEYRLTDKGYALLPTMIALRQWGERWETCVPAFPVLVDTRDHKPIAQVTVQSHDGRTLQKGDLVWALPEDVADDAPEARAAE